The following are encoded together in the Xanthomonas sacchari genome:
- a CDS encoding NAD(P)/FAD-dependent oxidoreductase, with the protein MHTPIAIIGAGLGGLALARVLHLHGIAATLYEAEASAEARPQGGLLDIHEYNGQLALKDAGLYAQFRALVLPGADAKRVVDAHGTLLVERPDIGAGSRPEVDRGQLRRLLLDALPAGAVRWGHKLAGVSPLGEGRHLLRFGNGATVTTDLLVGADGAWSKVRPLLSAAMPAYSGTTFVETCLLHADTRHPASAHLVGGGTLMAVAPGKGVLAHRHADGMLQAYVALVRPEAWFDGIDVAVPASAMARIAAEFADWAPALTALITASDTPPVLRPIHALPVDHRWEHVPGVTLLGDAAHLMSPFAGEGANLALYDGAELGKAIAAHPGAIDAALAMYEAALFARSAPFARESQRNLALFFDDTAPQSLVDFFNGIAA; encoded by the coding sequence ATGCACACTCCCATCGCGATCATCGGCGCCGGACTGGGCGGGCTCGCGCTTGCCCGCGTGCTGCACCTCCACGGCATCGCCGCAACGCTCTACGAAGCCGAGGCATCGGCCGAGGCGCGCCCGCAAGGCGGCCTGCTCGACATCCACGAATACAACGGCCAACTGGCGCTCAAGGACGCCGGGCTGTACGCGCAGTTCCGCGCGCTGGTGCTGCCCGGTGCGGATGCGAAGCGGGTCGTCGACGCGCACGGGACGCTGCTGGTGGAGCGGCCGGACATCGGCGCTGGCAGCCGGCCGGAGGTGGATCGCGGGCAACTGCGCCGCCTTCTTCTCGATGCGCTTCCCGCCGGCGCGGTGCGCTGGGGCCACAAGCTCGCCGGGGTGTCACCGCTCGGCGAGGGGCGGCATCTGCTGCGCTTCGGCAATGGCGCCACGGTCACCACCGACCTGCTGGTCGGTGCCGACGGCGCCTGGTCGAAGGTACGGCCCTTGCTGTCCGCTGCGATGCCCGCCTACAGCGGCACCACCTTCGTCGAGACCTGCCTGCTGCACGCCGACACCCGGCATCCGGCCAGCGCACACCTGGTCGGCGGTGGCACGCTGATGGCGGTCGCCCCGGGCAAGGGCGTGCTCGCGCACCGCCATGCCGACGGCATGTTGCAGGCCTATGTGGCGCTGGTCAGGCCGGAGGCATGGTTCGACGGCATCGACGTTGCGGTGCCGGCGAGCGCGATGGCGCGCATCGCCGCGGAGTTCGCCGATTGGGCGCCGGCACTGACCGCGTTGATCACCGCCAGCGACACACCGCCAGTGTTGCGTCCGATCCACGCCTTGCCGGTCGACCATCGCTGGGAACACGTCCCCGGCGTGACCCTGCTCGGCGATGCGGCGCACCTGATGTCGCCGTTCGCCGGCGAAGGCGCCAATCTCGCGCTCTACGATGGGGCCGAGCTGGGCAAGGCCATCGCCGCGCATCCCGGCGCGATCGACGCCGCGCTGGCCATGTACGAAGCCGCGCTGTTCGCGCGCAGCGCGCCGTTCGCCCGCGAATCGCAGCGCAACCTCGCCCTGTTCTTCGACGATACCGCGCCGCAGAGCCTGGTCGATTTCTTCAACGGCATCGCCGCCTAG
- a CDS encoding efflux RND transporter periplasmic adaptor subunit produces the protein MIRDTSAQDQVLARPRSAAWRRWLWPGAIAALVLLGIAFAARGWIAGSRSFDAQRVRIATVTRGDLVRDISADGRLIAANSPTLYAISGGTVTLKVVAGDVVKQGQELAEIDSPELRSKLAQEEATLAGLEAEAGRADLDASLARANASKLIDQAQIERQAASRDLERYQRGYAGGAVPQVELAKAQDTLKKADIAMSHAQKDSGLQAQGASLDARNKRLLAERQRAVVAEVQRQVDLLTLRSPFDGQVGQVQVSQHTNVAANAPVLSVVDLSKFELEIKVPESFARDLAIGMPAQLTSGAGEPFAGAISAVSPEVVNGEVNARIRFTDKQPPGLRQSQRMSARVLLDTRKNVLKLERGPFVEQSGGRYAYVMDGDSAVRRPVELGVTSLGEVEVRSGLQPGDRVVVSGSDLFGDAPQVTVH, from the coding sequence ATGATCCGTGACACCTCCGCCCAGGACCAGGTTCTCGCCCGCCCCCGCTCCGCCGCCTGGCGCCGCTGGCTGTGGCCCGGGGCGATCGCCGCGCTGGTGCTGCTGGGCATCGCCTTCGCCGCGCGCGGCTGGATCGCCGGCAGCCGCTCGTTCGACGCGCAGCGCGTGCGCATCGCCACGGTGACCCGCGGCGACCTGGTCCGCGACATCTCCGCCGACGGACGCCTGATCGCCGCCAACAGCCCCACCCTGTACGCCATCTCCGGCGGCACGGTGACCCTGAAGGTGGTCGCCGGCGATGTGGTCAAGCAGGGCCAGGAGCTGGCCGAGATCGACAGCCCGGAACTGCGCAGCAAGCTGGCGCAGGAAGAGGCCACCCTGGCCGGCCTGGAAGCGGAGGCCGGCCGCGCCGACCTGGACGCGAGCCTGGCCCGCGCCAACGCCAGCAAGCTGATCGACCAGGCGCAGATCGAGCGGCAGGCCGCCAGCCGCGACCTGGAGCGCTACCAGCGCGGCTACGCAGGCGGCGCGGTGCCGCAGGTGGAACTGGCCAAGGCCCAGGACACGCTGAAGAAGGCCGACATCGCGATGAGCCATGCGCAGAAGGATTCCGGCCTGCAGGCGCAGGGCGCCTCGCTGGACGCGCGCAACAAGCGCCTGCTCGCCGAGCGCCAGCGCGCGGTGGTGGCCGAGGTGCAGCGCCAGGTCGACCTGCTGACCCTGCGCTCGCCGTTCGACGGCCAGGTCGGCCAGGTGCAGGTGTCGCAGCACACCAACGTCGCCGCCAACGCGCCGGTGCTGAGCGTGGTCGATCTGTCCAAGTTCGAACTGGAGATCAAGGTGCCGGAGAGCTTCGCCCGCGACCTGGCGATCGGCATGCCGGCGCAGTTGACCAGCGGTGCCGGCGAACCCTTCGCCGGGGCGATTTCGGCGGTGTCGCCGGAAGTGGTCAACGGCGAGGTCAACGCCCGCATCCGCTTCACCGACAAGCAGCCGCCGGGCCTGCGCCAGAGCCAGCGCATGAGCGCGCGGGTGCTGCTGGATACCCGCAAGAACGTGCTCAAGCTCGAGCGCGGCCCGTTCGTCGAACAGTCCGGCGGCCGCTACGCCTATGTCATGGACGGCGACTCGGCGGTGCGTCGCCCGGTCGAACTGGGCGTCACCAGCCTGGGCGAGGTCGAAGTGCGCTCGGGCCTGCAGCCGGGCGACCGGGTGGTCGTCTCCGGCAGCGATCTGTTCGGCGACGCGCCGCAGGTCACGGTGCATTA
- a CDS encoding copper resistance protein B, protein MSRFRLAPLAQATGMALLLAHAVAQAQHVHAADSDADRPAAPCACPASAASMPIADATAAQPGTAMQGAMDHAAMGHAAHAPAMHAAPATQTTAEHADAMSHEHMDHATMDHAAAPASQVEHSHSAHDGMHHDRMDHATPSAPEPTATATACHCPASADTSLPREPIPPITAADRAAAFPVLRDHGMAHGAARTGYLLVDRLEGWNNAHGSGQAWEARGWYGGDIDRLWLRSDGEREGGRTTASSLELAYGRAISPWWDVLIGGRQAFAPGSARTSAAFGVQGMAPYKFEVSAMLYVGAGGHASLHLEGEYDVLLTNRLILQPRLEAELVARDDPAHRTGNGLATVEGGLRLRYEITRRFAPYIGVDHVRHFGDTADLRRGDGEAVRETRWVAGLRFWF, encoded by the coding sequence ATGAGCCGCTTCCGTCTCGCTCCGCTCGCCCAGGCGACCGGCATGGCGCTGTTGTTGGCGCACGCCGTGGCGCAGGCACAGCATGTCCACGCGGCCGACAGCGACGCCGATCGCCCTGCCGCGCCCTGCGCCTGCCCGGCATCCGCTGCCAGCATGCCCATCGCGGACGCGACAGCAGCGCAGCCCGGCACGGCGATGCAGGGCGCCATGGACCACGCAGCCATGGGGCATGCCGCACACGCGCCGGCCATGCACGCCGCGCCTGCCACGCAGACCACGGCAGAGCACGCCGACGCCATGTCGCACGAGCACATGGACCACGCCACGATGGACCACGCGGCGGCGCCGGCGTCGCAGGTCGAGCATTCGCACTCCGCACACGACGGCATGCATCACGACCGTATGGACCATGCGACGCCGTCGGCGCCCGAACCGACAGCGACAGCGACAGCGTGCCACTGTCCCGCGAGCGCCGACACGTCGCTGCCGCGCGAGCCGATCCCGCCGATCACCGCCGCCGACCGGGCGGCGGCGTTCCCGGTGCTGCGCGACCACGGCATGGCGCACGGCGCGGCGCGCACCGGCTACCTGCTGGTCGATCGCCTGGAGGGCTGGAACAATGCCCACGGCAGCGGCCAGGCCTGGGAGGCGCGCGGCTGGTACGGCGGCGACATCGACCGGCTATGGCTGCGCAGCGACGGCGAACGCGAGGGCGGCCGCACCACGGCGTCCTCGCTGGAACTGGCCTACGGCCGCGCGATCTCGCCGTGGTGGGACGTGCTGATCGGCGGCAGGCAGGCGTTCGCGCCGGGCAGCGCGCGGACCTCTGCCGCGTTCGGCGTGCAGGGCATGGCGCCGTACAAGTTCGAGGTCTCGGCCATGCTGTACGTCGGCGCAGGTGGCCATGCCAGCCTGCACCTGGAAGGCGAGTACGACGTGCTGCTGACCAATCGCCTCATCCTGCAGCCACGGCTGGAGGCGGAACTGGTCGCGCGCGACGATCCGGCGCACCGCACCGGCAACGGCCTGGCCACCGTGGAGGGCGGGCTGCGCCTGCGTTACGAGATCACGCGGCGGTTCGCGCCGTACATCGGCGTGGACCACGTCCGCCACTTCGGCGACACCGCCGACCTGCGCCGTGGCGACGGCGAGGCGGTGCGCGAGACGCGCTGGGTCGCCGGCCTGCGGTTCTGGTTCTGA
- a CDS encoding TetR/AcrR family transcriptional regulator → MAKTRPSPSRRDAALSREQIVDAAIALLDRDGEAGLTFRALSERLATGPGALYGHIADKRDLLTAACDAVIARSLPAPPAGATPQAAIRALALAMFDAINAHPWIGSALWQAPGQLPIVRIIEGLGQPLRVLGVADTAQWAAVSALLNYLLGVSGQNAANTQLALTQGLVRSEALDAMAGTWSRLDPVAYPFVRSMAGALRTHDDRLDFVAGIDLILAGILAQGAAPAPGDVRKRRRS, encoded by the coding sequence ATGGCCAAGACACGCCCCAGCCCGTCACGCCGCGATGCCGCGTTGTCGCGCGAGCAGATCGTCGACGCGGCGATCGCCCTGCTCGATCGCGACGGCGAAGCCGGCCTGACCTTCCGCGCGCTGTCCGAACGGCTCGCCACCGGACCGGGCGCCCTCTACGGACATATCGCCGACAAGCGCGATCTGCTGACCGCCGCCTGCGACGCGGTGATTGCGCGCAGCCTGCCGGCACCGCCGGCAGGCGCCACGCCGCAGGCCGCCATCCGCGCGCTGGCCCTGGCCATGTTCGACGCGATCAATGCGCATCCCTGGATCGGGTCGGCGCTGTGGCAGGCGCCGGGACAGTTGCCGATCGTGCGCATCATTGAAGGCCTCGGCCAGCCGCTGCGTGTGCTCGGTGTGGCCGACACCGCGCAGTGGGCGGCGGTGTCCGCCCTGCTCAACTACCTGCTCGGCGTGAGCGGGCAGAACGCGGCCAACACGCAGTTGGCGCTGACCCAGGGGCTCGTCCGCAGCGAGGCCCTGGATGCGATGGCGGGCACGTGGTCGCGGCTCGATCCGGTCGCCTATCCGTTCGTGCGCAGCATGGCCGGCGCGCTGCGCACGCACGACGACCGTCTGGATTTCGTCGCCGGGATCGACCTGATCCTCGCCGGCATCCTGGCGCAGGGCGCTGCGCCGGCGCCCGGCGACGTCCGCAAGCGCCGCAGGTCCTGA
- the glmS gene encoding glutamine--fructose-6-phosphate transaminase (isomerizing): MCGIVGAIADRDVVPVLIEGLKRLEYRGYDSAGIAAIADGQVRRVRRTGRVAETESAAQAEGLHAPLGIGHTRWATHGGVTEANAHPHVSHGDLALVHNGIIENHEQQRERLTALGYVFESQTDTEVIAHLIHHYIEQGRDLLGALQAAVKELTGAYAVAAVSKLRPDLLVCARMGCPLLIGLGEGENFIASDVSAVIQATRRVIFLEEGDTAELRRDGVQVYDAQDQPVQREPHVSDVSLASLELGPYRHFMQKEIHEQPRALADTLEALFDAGGFDTALFGSKAEALLADVDAVQILACGTSYYAGLTARYWIEGIAGLPCSVEIASEYRYRDACANPRQLIVTISQSGETLDTMEALKYAKSLGHAKTLSICNVPESAIPRASAMVLYTRAGAEVGVASTKAFTTQLAALFQLTCVLAKRRGRLSAEQEAEYLEQLRYLPGSVQHVLNLEPQIAVWAERFADKHNALFLGRGLHYPIALEGALKLKEITYIHAEGYPAGELKHGPLALVDANMPVVVIAPNDTLLEKVKSNMQEVRARGGELFVFADQDSNFNESEGVHVIRTPRHAGVLSPVLHTVPVQLLAYHTALARGTDVDKPRNLAKSVTVE; this comes from the coding sequence ATGTGCGGTATCGTCGGTGCGATCGCGGATCGCGATGTGGTTCCGGTCCTGATCGAAGGCCTGAAACGCCTGGAATACCGCGGTTATGACTCGGCCGGCATCGCCGCCATCGCCGACGGACAGGTGCGCCGCGTGCGCCGCACCGGCCGCGTGGCGGAGACCGAAAGCGCCGCGCAGGCCGAGGGACTGCACGCGCCGCTGGGCATCGGCCACACCCGCTGGGCCACGCACGGCGGCGTCACCGAGGCCAATGCGCACCCGCACGTCAGCCACGGCGACCTGGCCCTGGTCCACAACGGCATCATCGAGAACCACGAACAGCAGCGCGAGCGCCTGACCGCGCTCGGCTACGTGTTCGAATCGCAGACCGATACCGAGGTCATCGCCCACCTGATCCACCACTACATCGAGCAGGGTCGCGACCTGCTCGGCGCGCTGCAGGCGGCGGTGAAGGAACTGACCGGCGCCTATGCCGTGGCCGCGGTCAGCAAGTTGCGCCCGGATCTGCTGGTGTGCGCGCGCATGGGCTGCCCGCTGCTGATCGGCCTGGGCGAGGGCGAGAACTTCATCGCCTCCGACGTCTCGGCGGTGATCCAGGCCACGCGCCGGGTGATCTTCCTGGAAGAAGGCGATACCGCCGAACTGCGCCGCGACGGCGTGCAGGTGTACGACGCGCAGGACCAGCCGGTGCAGCGCGAGCCGCACGTCTCCGACGTGTCGCTGGCGTCGCTGGAACTGGGCCCGTATCGCCACTTCATGCAGAAGGAGATCCACGAGCAGCCGCGCGCGCTGGCCGACACCCTGGAGGCGCTGTTCGACGCTGGCGGCTTCGACACCGCGCTGTTCGGCAGCAAGGCCGAGGCGCTGCTGGCCGATGTGGACGCCGTGCAGATCCTGGCCTGCGGCACCAGTTACTACGCCGGCCTGACCGCGCGCTACTGGATCGAAGGCATCGCCGGGCTGCCGTGCAGCGTGGAGATCGCCAGCGAGTACCGCTACCGCGATGCCTGCGCCAACCCGCGGCAGTTGATCGTGACCATCTCCCAGTCCGGCGAAACCCTGGACACGATGGAGGCGCTCAAGTACGCCAAGTCACTGGGCCATGCCAAGACCCTGTCGATCTGCAACGTGCCCGAGAGCGCGATCCCGCGCGCCAGCGCGATGGTGCTCTACACCCGCGCCGGCGCCGAGGTCGGCGTGGCCTCGACCAAAGCCTTCACCACTCAGTTGGCGGCCCTGTTCCAGCTCACCTGCGTGCTGGCCAAGCGCCGCGGGCGGCTGAGCGCCGAGCAGGAGGCCGAGTACCTGGAGCAACTGCGCTACCTGCCCGGCAGCGTGCAGCACGTGCTCAACCTGGAACCGCAGATCGCGGTGTGGGCCGAGCGCTTCGCCGACAAGCACAACGCGCTGTTCCTGGGCCGCGGCCTGCATTACCCGATCGCCCTGGAAGGCGCGCTCAAGCTCAAGGAAATCACCTACATCCACGCCGAGGGCTACCCGGCCGGCGAACTCAAGCACGGCCCGCTGGCGCTGGTCGACGCCAACATGCCGGTGGTGGTGATCGCGCCCAACGACACCCTGCTGGAGAAGGTGAAGTCGAATATGCAGGAAGTGCGCGCGCGCGGCGGCGAGCTGTTCGTGTTCGCCGACCAGGACAGCAACTTCAACGAATCCGAAGGCGTGCACGTGATCCGCACGCCGCGCCACGCCGGCGTGCTCAGCCCGGTGCTGCACACCGTGCCGGTGCAGTTGCTCGCCTACCACACCGCACTGGCGCGCGGCACCGACGTGGACAAGCCGCGCAACCTGGCCAAGTCGGTGACGGTGGAGTAA
- a CDS encoding copper resistance system multicopper oxidase, with the protein MNPSSSGLPALPSRRRFVTGLALGAAAGLTGLPLRHAQASALARNGASPYVLHGTDLDLSIGSTRVNFTGRERPAIAVNGSVPAPLLRWREGDTVTIRVANRLPGHTQTSVHWHGLLLPANMDGVPGMSFDGIYPGETYQYRFALRQSGTYWYHSHSLHQEQAGLYGAIVIDPREPPPYRHDREHVLLLSDWTDLDPAALFRRLKQMPSYDNLYQRTVGDFLRDAREDGLRATLADRGMWGRMRMTPSDLSDVNGNTYTYLLNGMTPAGNWTGLFRPGEKVLLRFINASSMSYFDVRIPGLKMTVVAADGQYVHPVSVDEFRIAAAETFDVLVEPSGQDAYTVFAQDMGRTGHARGTLAVREGLQAPVPANDPRPLLRMQDMGHAMAGHAGMDHGAGTAMHGMEGGCGASMHMAGMPGMDHAAHAASSTPAAPAHPASKRGNPLVDMQSSATAPRLDDPGIGLRDNGRRVLTYANLHSLFEDPDGREPGREIQLHLTGNMEKFAWSFDGIPFASAEPLRLNYGERLRIVLVNDTMMQHPIHLHGMWSDVEDAAGRFQVRKHTVDMPPGTRRSYRVRADALGRWAYHCHLLYHMDGGMMREVRVDA; encoded by the coding sequence ATGAACCCATCTTCTTCCGGCCTGCCGGCGCTGCCGTCGCGGCGCCGCTTCGTCACCGGGCTGGCACTGGGCGCCGCCGCCGGCCTCACCGGGCTGCCGCTGCGCCACGCCCAGGCCAGCGCGCTGGCGCGCAACGGCGCCTCGCCCTACGTGCTGCACGGCACCGACCTGGACCTGAGCATCGGCAGTACGCGGGTCAACTTCACCGGGCGCGAGCGCCCCGCCATCGCGGTCAACGGCAGCGTGCCGGCACCGCTGCTGCGCTGGCGCGAAGGCGACACAGTGACCATCCGCGTGGCCAACCGCCTGCCCGGCCACACCCAGACCTCGGTGCACTGGCACGGCCTGCTGCTGCCGGCCAACATGGACGGCGTGCCGGGCATGAGCTTCGACGGCATCTACCCGGGCGAGACCTACCAGTACCGCTTCGCCCTGCGCCAGTCCGGCACCTACTGGTACCACAGCCATTCGCTGCACCAGGAGCAGGCCGGGCTGTACGGCGCCATCGTCATCGACCCGCGCGAGCCGCCGCCGTACCGCCACGATCGCGAACACGTGCTGCTGCTGTCGGACTGGACCGATCTGGATCCGGCGGCGCTGTTCCGGCGGCTGAAGCAGATGCCGTCCTACGACAACCTGTACCAGCGCACCGTCGGCGATTTCCTGCGCGACGCGCGCGAGGACGGGCTGCGCGCCACCCTCGCCGACCGCGGCATGTGGGGGCGCATGCGCATGACGCCGAGCGACCTGTCCGACGTCAACGGCAACACCTACACCTACCTGCTCAACGGCATGACCCCGGCCGGCAACTGGACCGGGCTGTTCCGCCCCGGCGAGAAGGTGCTGCTGCGCTTCATCAACGCCTCCAGCATGAGTTACTTCGACGTGCGCATCCCCGGGCTGAAGATGACCGTGGTCGCCGCCGACGGCCAGTACGTGCATCCGGTGAGCGTGGATGAGTTCCGCATCGCCGCGGCCGAGACCTTTGATGTGCTGGTCGAGCCCAGCGGCCAGGACGCCTACACGGTGTTCGCCCAGGACATGGGCCGCACCGGCCACGCGCGCGGCACCTTGGCCGTGCGCGAAGGCCTGCAGGCGCCGGTGCCGGCGAACGACCCGCGCCCGTTGCTGCGCATGCAGGACATGGGCCATGCGATGGCCGGGCACGCCGGCATGGACCACGGCGCCGGCACGGCCATGCACGGTATGGAAGGCGGCTGCGGGGCGAGCATGCACATGGCCGGCATGCCGGGCATGGACCACGCCGCGCACGCGGCTTCCAGTACTCCCGCCGCGCCTGCGCATCCAGCCAGCAAACGCGGCAATCCGCTAGTGGACATGCAGTCCTCCGCCACTGCGCCGCGGCTGGACGACCCCGGCATCGGCCTGCGCGACAACGGCCGCCGCGTGCTGACCTATGCCAATCTGCACAGCCTGTTCGAGGACCCGGACGGACGCGAGCCGGGGCGCGAGATCCAGTTGCACCTGACCGGCAACATGGAGAAGTTCGCCTGGTCGTTCGACGGCATTCCCTTCGCCAGCGCCGAGCCGCTGCGGCTGAACTACGGCGAGCGCCTGCGCATCGTGCTGGTCAACGACACGATGATGCAGCACCCGATCCACCTGCACGGCATGTGGAGCGACGTCGAGGACGCCGCCGGCCGCTTCCAGGTGCGCAAGCACACCGTGGACATGCCGCCGGGCACGCGCCGCAGCTACCGCGTGCGCGCCGATGCGCTGGGCCGCTGGGCCTACCACTGCCACCTGCTGTACCACATGGACGGCGGCATGATGCGCGAAGTGCGGGTGGACGCATGA
- a CDS encoding CopL family metal-binding regulatory protein: MPTSAVLLRLLLCLSLLLNGTAAAMAMPGMPAHGSATHEAAAIVAIAAPAHAAMPCHDAPPPPPTDHGEHCHDHAGKHGGCGGMAGCQCPHAQPLPALLAMPLALPRLPRTLIATAPQAAHGAPGLPRLERPPSA, translated from the coding sequence GTGCCGACTTCCGCCGTCCTGCTGCGCCTGCTGCTGTGCCTGAGCCTGCTGCTCAACGGCACCGCGGCCGCCATGGCGATGCCCGGCATGCCGGCGCACGGCAGCGCGACGCACGAAGCGGCTGCCATCGTCGCCATCGCGGCGCCGGCGCATGCGGCGATGCCCTGCCACGACGCACCGCCACCGCCGCCGACCGACCACGGCGAGCACTGCCACGACCATGCCGGCAAACACGGCGGCTGCGGCGGCATGGCCGGCTGCCAATGCCCGCACGCGCAACCGCTGCCGGCCTTGCTGGCGATGCCGCTGGCGCTGCCACGCTTGCCCCGCACCCTGATCGCCACCGCTCCCCAGGCCGCGCACGGCGCGCCCGGCCTGCCGCGGCTGGAACGCCCTCCCAGCGCCTGA